A genomic segment from Paraburkholderia hayleyella encodes:
- the pdxA gene encoding 4-hydroxythreonine-4-phosphate dehydrogenase PdxA has product MPPAALASGLVHIALTTGEPAGVGPELTAQALAGAATRWPQARFTVLGDTALLHQRAQRVGLDWAALPSQQVQIAHRPLGAPSEPGQLNPANGRYVLALLDEAIDGALAQAYDAIVTAPLQKSTINEAGVPFTGHTEYLAQRTHTSRVVMMLTGTGQHPLRVALATTHLALKDVPAALTVDSLVATLGIIHHDLSRFFGLPSPRILVTGLNPHAGENGYLGREEITVITPALNRVRASGIDARGPYPADTLFQPRHLDEADCVLAMYHDQGLPVLKYATFGAGINITLGLPLIRTSVDHGTALDLAGTGTADPGSLIAAIDTAVTMAMHRRQPSAVGQ; this is encoded by the coding sequence ATGCCGCCCGCAGCGTTAGCCTCCGGCCTGGTGCATATAGCGCTGACCACAGGCGAACCTGCGGGCGTGGGGCCGGAACTGACGGCGCAAGCACTGGCGGGTGCCGCAACGCGTTGGCCGCAGGCGCGATTCACGGTACTAGGCGACACGGCGTTGCTGCATCAACGGGCTCAAAGAGTCGGCCTGGACTGGGCCGCACTGCCATCCCAACAGGTACAGATTGCACATCGCCCGCTGGGCGCGCCGTCTGAGCCTGGGCAACTGAATCCGGCGAATGGCCGCTATGTGCTGGCGTTACTGGATGAGGCGATCGATGGCGCGCTGGCTCAGGCTTATGACGCGATCGTCACTGCGCCGCTGCAAAAAAGCACGATCAACGAGGCCGGTGTGCCCTTTACCGGCCACACCGAATATCTGGCGCAGCGTACCCATACGTCACGCGTCGTGATGATGCTGACGGGCACGGGCCAGCACCCGCTGCGCGTAGCGCTGGCGACCACGCATCTGGCGCTCAAAGACGTTCCCGCCGCGCTGACTGTCGATAGCCTCGTTGCAACCCTGGGCATCATTCATCATGATTTATCGCGTTTTTTTGGCTTGCCCTCGCCGCGCATTCTGGTGACCGGACTCAATCCCCATGCCGGCGAAAACGGTTATCTAGGCCGCGAAGAAATCACGGTGATTACGCCTGCGCTGAACCGTGTCCGTGCGTCAGGTATTGACGCACGCGGGCCGTATCCCGCCGATACGCTGTTTCAGCCGCGCCACCTCGACGAGGCGGATTGCGTGCTGGCGATGTACCACGATCAAGGCTTGCCCGTGCTGAAGTACGCCACGTTTGGCGCTGGCATCAACATCACGCTAGGGCTGCCGCTCATCCGCACCTCTGTCGATCACGGCACGGCACTCGATCTGGCCGGCACCGGCACCGCAGATCCGGGCAGCCTGATTGCCGCGATTGATACGGCCGTCACGATGGCCATGCATCGCCGTCAGCCGTCCGCTGTCGGGCAATGA
- the rsmA gene encoding 16S rRNA (adenine(1518)-N(6)/adenine(1519)-N(6))-dimethyltransferase RsmA: MNHNSSRQHQGHFARKRFGQNFLVDESVIDSIVDVIRPQRGERMVEIGPGLGALTAPLIERLSTPQAPLHAVELDRDLLGRLKQKFGVLLELHAGDALAFDFGALALPGEQPTLRIVGNLPYNISSPLLFHLTTFAPKVIDQHFMLQNEVVERMVAEPGTKAFSRLSVMLQHRYVIDKLLDVPPEAFQPPPKVHSAIVRMIPYAAGERPSVDVATLGAVVSAAFSQRRKMLRNTLAAFRETVDFAALGFDLARRAEDVPVDEYVRVAQQVMASGVPLPVVAGTVVDDAD; encoded by the coding sequence ATGAACCACAACTCTAGCCGGCAGCATCAGGGCCACTTTGCGCGCAAGCGTTTCGGACAGAATTTTCTTGTCGATGAAAGCGTGATTGATTCGATCGTTGACGTGATTCGTCCGCAACGCGGCGAACGCATGGTTGAAATCGGTCCTGGGCTTGGCGCACTCACCGCACCGCTTATCGAACGGCTATCGACACCGCAAGCACCGCTGCATGCCGTTGAACTGGACCGTGACCTGCTGGGACGGCTCAAGCAGAAGTTCGGCGTGTTGCTCGAATTGCATGCGGGCGATGCGCTCGCGTTCGATTTCGGTGCACTGGCGCTGCCTGGCGAACAGCCGACGCTGCGCATTGTTGGCAACTTGCCGTACAACATTTCAAGCCCGCTGCTGTTTCATCTGACAACGTTCGCGCCGAAGGTGATTGATCAGCATTTCATGCTGCAAAACGAAGTGGTAGAGCGCATGGTGGCTGAACCCGGCACCAAGGCTTTTAGCCGGCTGTCGGTGATGCTGCAGCATCGTTATGTGATCGACAAGCTGCTCGACGTGCCACCGGAGGCTTTCCAGCCGCCGCCGAAGGTCCATTCAGCGATTGTGCGAATGATCCCCTACGCCGCAGGCGAAAGGCCATCCGTCGATGTGGCGACGCTGGGCGCGGTGGTGAGCGCGGCGTTTTCGCAGCGGCGCAAGATGCTGCGCAATACGCTGGCGGCGTTTCGTGAGACGGTGGATTTTGCGGCGCTCGGTTTCGACCTGGCGCGGCGTGCCGAAGACGTGCCGGTGGATGAATATGTGCGCGTGGCGCAGCAGGTGATGGCATCGGGTGTACCGCTGCCGGTGGTGGCGGGGACGGTTGTCGATGATGCGGATTAG
- a CDS encoding calcium-binding protein has protein sequence MEIAAGNAILALDTGKLAAISSWTDRMSSPNVLRKVSETGALLAREEIRKMGLLKKLEMLIRRVQDSLDVQLFLKDLISAYAVIDPLILDLDGDGVHTTGVDHSEAHFDFAGEGSRTHTGWISTGDGLLVLDRNHNGLIDTGAELFSNFTQLANGTLAANGFEALREFDFNKDGIIDHNDSVWSSLRIWRDGNRDGATQDGELLTLTQLGIVEIRLSRGSTVRTLENGNIVRGTGSFVHVVNGIKTEHEMLEVWFGQDKAHQKFDTPIPLREDVQELPNIQGVGNVRDLRQAASMDTKEGAALRTLLAQLAAATTPTQLLALIEPLLNAWVATSGMETTQARVTQGRRTLSGCDIGAQWLGRLAVLEKLSGTMLEANQNEVLIFTSTRFGYITRAWETLTHSVYNAAASQTTWKPCLDAIRYTLDTSGKISADFSAMVTLLKNAESRIGAVEVTRLMTELTRQYGAGWHTAGFDMTSVLRDYVMTHESGALREALTAMDVFYGSGRLEGGRGADILLARDEASELLGGVGDDVLRGGRGNDTLRGGDGSDSYWFGRHSGNDTVSEEYDVYGDYTDVVRFDADVRPEDVSVRRDGRSDDLLITIRGSDSVLRIRDQLRQHEQKFFAAIEQFNFADGTTWSKEDVALMTLKGTPGDDLIQGFNGDDLMDGGAGNDTLYGGDGNDTYLFGRRSGNDTIAESSDFQDKYTDVVRFDADIKPEDVTVKRDGRSDDLLITIMGSENVLRIRDQLRQHEQKFFAAIEQFKFANGTTWSKEDVALMTLKGTPGDDLIQGFNGDDLMDGGAGNDTLYGGDGNDTYLFGRRSGNDTIAESSDFQDKYTDVVRFDADIKPEDVTVRRDGRSDDLLITIRGSENVLRIRDQLRQHEQKFFAAIEQFKFANGTTWSKEDVALMTLKGTPGDDLIQGFNGDDLMDGGAGNDTLYGGDGNDTYLFGRRSGNDTIAESSDFQDKYTDVVRFDADIKPEDVTVKRDGRSDDLLITIRGSENVLRIRDQLRQHEQRFFAAIEQFKFANGTTWSKEDVALMTLKGTPGDDIIQGFNGDDLMDGGAGNDTLYGGDGNDTYRFGKHSGNDTIAESSDFQGQYTDVVRFDADIKPEDIAVRRDGRSDDLLITIRGSDGVLRIRDQLRQHEQKFFAAIEQFKFANGTTWSKEDVALMTLKGSPGDDLIQGFNGDDLMDGGAGNDTLYGGDGNDTYLFGRRSGNDTIAESSDFQDKYTDVVRFDADIKPEDITVRRDGRSDDLLITIRGSDSVLRIRDQFRQHEQKFFAAIEQFKFANGTTWSKEDVALMTLKGTPGDDIIQGFNGDDLMDGGAGNDTLYGGDGNDTYLFGRRSGNDTIAESSDFQDKYTDVVRFDTEIKPEDITVKRDGRSDDLLITIRGSDSVLRIRDQFRQHEQKFFAAIEQFKFANGTTWSKEDVALMTLKGTPGDDLIQGFNGDDLMDGGAGNDTLYGGDGSDTYRFGKHSGHNRIIEGYDFSKRYIDVVKFDDDIRPEDVILSREEYNSENVLITLKGAHNELKLVDQLAKSGSEYVKGVEALRFADGTVWDKETIAQRASRAPRAQSLMSMPGENRHLSDPVGYWLDKAYAAGLKRAGEEEFGALPSQNWKPLQAEARTPLQQSALQPLQSLSAATLEIDRQAEMMYQGLLAAYGKSPAITTWEPRRESASFAPPLIATDC, from the coding sequence ATGGAAATTGCGGCCGGCAATGCCATTCTGGCTCTCGATACCGGCAAACTGGCGGCCATTAGTTCATGGACCGACCGGATGAGCTCCCCGAATGTATTGCGCAAGGTAAGCGAAACCGGCGCATTACTTGCTCGTGAAGAAATCCGCAAAATGGGTTTGCTGAAAAAACTCGAAATGCTCATCCGGCGCGTACAGGATTCGCTCGATGTCCAACTGTTTTTAAAAGACCTGATATCCGCCTACGCCGTCATCGACCCCCTAATCCTCGATCTCGACGGCGACGGCGTCCACACCACCGGCGTGGACCACTCCGAAGCCCACTTCGATTTCGCCGGCGAAGGCAGCCGCACCCACACCGGCTGGATCAGCACCGGCGACGGCTTGCTCGTCCTCGACCGCAACCATAACGGCCTGATCGACACCGGCGCCGAACTCTTCAGCAATTTCACGCAACTCGCCAATGGCACGCTCGCCGCGAACGGCTTTGAAGCGCTGCGCGAGTTCGATTTCAACAAAGACGGCATCATCGACCACAACGATTCAGTCTGGTCCTCCCTGCGTATCTGGCGCGACGGCAACCGCGACGGCGCAACCCAGGATGGCGAACTGCTCACCCTCACGCAGCTCGGCATCGTCGAAATCCGTTTAAGCCGGGGCAGCACGGTCCGTACGCTGGAAAACGGCAACATCGTGCGCGGCACAGGCAGCTTCGTACACGTTGTGAATGGCATCAAAACCGAACACGAAATGCTCGAAGTCTGGTTCGGCCAGGACAAGGCGCACCAGAAGTTCGACACCCCCATTCCACTACGCGAGGACGTACAGGAACTGCCCAATATCCAGGGCGTAGGCAACGTGCGCGACCTGCGGCAGGCCGCCAGCATGGACACGAAGGAAGGCGCGGCGCTTCGCACGCTTCTCGCGCAGCTCGCTGCCGCCACCACACCTACCCAGCTCCTCGCACTCATCGAGCCCCTGCTCAATGCATGGGTTGCCACCTCGGGCATGGAGACGACACAGGCACGGGTCACACAAGGCCGGCGCACGCTCTCCGGCTGCGACATCGGCGCGCAGTGGCTGGGCCGGCTGGCGGTGCTGGAGAAGTTAAGCGGCACGATGCTGGAGGCGAACCAGAACGAGGTGCTGATATTCACCAGCACCCGCTTCGGGTATATCACCCGGGCCTGGGAGACGCTGACGCATTCGGTCTACAACGCCGCCGCCTCGCAAACGACATGGAAGCCCTGTCTGGACGCGATCCGCTACACGCTGGACACCAGCGGCAAGATCAGCGCGGATTTCAGCGCGATGGTGACGCTGCTAAAGAACGCGGAAAGCCGGATCGGTGCTGTCGAGGTGACACGGCTCATGACGGAGCTCACGCGGCAATACGGCGCGGGCTGGCACACGGCGGGGTTCGACATGACTTCGGTGCTGCGTGACTACGTCATGACGCATGAGTCGGGGGCACTGCGTGAGGCGCTGACGGCGATGGATGTGTTCTACGGCAGTGGCAGGCTGGAAGGGGGGCGCGGCGCGGACATTCTGCTGGCGCGGGACGAGGCTAGCGAACTCCTGGGTGGCGTGGGCGATGATGTCCTGAGAGGCGGCCGCGGCAACGATACGCTGCGCGGCGGCGATGGAAGTGACTCGTACTGGTTCGGCCGGCACTCGGGCAACGATACGGTTAGCGAAGAGTACGACGTCTACGGCGATTACACCGACGTGGTGCGCTTCGATGCGGATGTCAGACCAGAAGACGTGAGCGTCAGACGTGATGGCCGTAGTGATGACCTGCTCATCACGATCAGGGGCTCGGACAGCGTGCTGCGTATCCGCGACCAGCTCCGGCAACACGAACAGAAATTCTTCGCCGCCATCGAGCAGTTCAATTTCGCCGACGGCACGACATGGAGCAAGGAGGACGTCGCGCTCATGACGCTCAAAGGCACGCCGGGCGACGACCTCATCCAGGGCTTCAACGGCGACGACCTCATGGATGGCGGCGCAGGCAACGACACACTCTACGGTGGTGATGGCAACGACACCTATCTCTTCGGCAGACGCTCCGGCAACGACACCATCGCGGAGAGCAGTGACTTCCAGGACAAATACACAGACGTTGTGCGTTTCGATGCGGATATCAAGCCCGAAGACGTAACCGTCAAACGCGATGGCCGCAGCGACGACCTGCTCATCACGATCATGGGTTCGGAAAACGTGCTCCGTATCCGCGACCAGCTCCGGCAACACGAACAGAAATTCTTCGCCGCCATCGAGCAGTTCAAGTTTGCCAACGGCACGACATGGAGCAAGGAGGACGTCGCGCTCATGACGCTCAAGGGCACGCCGGGCGACGACCTCATCCAGGGCTTCAACGGCGACGACCTCATGGATGGCGGTGCAGGCAACGACACACTTTATGGTGGTGATGGCAACGACACCTATCTCTTCGGCAGACGCTCTGGCAACGACACCATCGCAGAGAGCAGCGACTTCCAGGACAAATACACAGACGTTGTGCGTTTCGATGCGGATATCAAGCCCGAAGACGTAACCGTCAGACGCGATGGCCGTAGTGATGACCTGCTCATCACGATCAGGGGCTCGGAAAACGTGCTCCGTATCCGCGACCAGCTCCGGCAACACGAACAGAAATTCTTCGCCGCCATCGAGCAGTTCAAGTTTGCCAACGGCACGACATGGAGCAAGGAGGACGTCGCGCTCATGACGCTCAAGGGCACGCCGGGCGACGACCTCATCCAGGGCTTCAACGGCGACGACCTCATGGATGGCGGTGCAGGCAACGACACACTTTATGGTGGTGATGGCAACGACACCTATCTCTTCGGCAGACGCTCTGGCAACGACACCATCGCAGAGAGCAGCGACTTCCAGGACAAATACACAGACGTCGTGCGTTTCGATGCGGATATCAAACCCGAAGACGTAACCGTCAAACGCGATGGCCGCAGCGACGACCTGCTCATCACGATCAGGGGCTCGGAAAATGTGCTGCGTATCCGCGACCAGCTCCGGCAACACGAACAGAGATTCTTCGCCGCTATCGAGCAGTTCAAGTTTGCCAACGGCACGACATGGAGCAAGGAGGATGTCGCGCTCATGACCCTCAAAGGCACGCCAGGCGACGACATCATCCAGGGCTTCAACGGCGACGACCTCATGGATGGCGGTGCAGGCAACGACACGCTTTATGGTGGTGATGGCAACGACACCTACCGCTTCGGCAAACACTCCGGCAACGACACCATCGCGGAGAGCAGCGACTTCCAGGGCCAATACACAGACGTTGTGCGTTTCGATGCGGATATCAAACCTGAAGACATAGCCGTCAGACGCGATGGTCGTAGTGATGATCTGCTCATCACCATCAGGGGCTCGGATGGCGTGCTGCGTATCCGTGACCAGCTCCGGCAACACGAACAGAAGTTCTTCGCCGCCATCGAGCAGTTCAAGTTCGCCAACGGCACGACATGGAGCAAGGAAGATGTCGCGCTCATGACGCTCAAAGGCTCGCCAGGCGACGACCTCATTCAGGGCTTTAACGGCGATGACCTCATGGATGGCGGTGCAGGTAACGACACGCTTTACGGCGGCGATGGCAATGACACCTATCTCTTCGGCAGACGCTCCGGCAACGACACCATCGCGGAGAGCAGTGACTTCCAGGACAAATACACAGACGTCGTGCGTTTCGACGCAGATATCAAACCCGAAGACATAACCGTCAGACGCGATGGCCGTAGCGACGACCTGCTCATCACGATCAGGGGTTCGGACAGCGTGCTGCGTATCCGCGACCAGTTCCGGCAACACGAACAGAAATTCTTCGCCGCCATCGAGCAGTTCAAGTTCGCCAACGGCACGACATGGAGCAAGGAAGACGTCGCGCTCATGACGCTCAAAGGCACGCCAGGCGACGACATCATCCAGGGCTTCAACGGCGACGACCTCATGGATGGCGGTGCAGGCAACGACACGCTTTACGGCGGCGATGGCAATGACACCTATCTCTTCGGCAGACGCTCCGGCAACGACACCATCGCGGAGAGCAGTGACTTCCAGGACAAATACACAGACGTCGTGCGCTTCGATACGGAGATCAAACCCGAAGACATAACCGTCAAACGCGATGGCCGCAGCGACGACCTGCTCATCACGATCAGGGGCTCGGACAGCGTGCTGCGTATCCGCGACCAGTTCCGGCAACACGAACAGAAATTCTTCGCCGCCATCGAGCAGTTCAAGTTCGCCAACGGCACGACATGGAGCAAGGAAGACGTCGCGCTCATGACGCTCAAAGGCACGCCAGGCGACGACCTCATTCAGGGCTTCAACGGTGACGATCTCATGGATGGCGGCGCAGGCAATGACACGCTCTACGGTGGTGACGGCAGCGACACCTACCGCTTCGGCAAACACTCGGGCCACAACAGGATCATCGAAGGCTACGACTTCAGCAAGCGCTACATCGACGTGGTGAAATTCGATGACGATATTCGTCCCGAAGACGTCATCCTGAGCCGCGAGGAATACAACAGCGAGAACGTGCTCATCACCCTCAAAGGTGCGCACAACGAGCTAAAACTCGTCGACCAGCTGGCAAAATCCGGCAGCGAATACGTCAAGGGCGTCGAGGCGCTGAGATTCGCCGACGGCACCGTCTGGGACAAGGAGACCATCGCGCAACGCGCCAGCCGGGCTCCGCGCGCGCAGAGCCTGATGAGCATGCCCGGCGAGAACCGGCATCTGTCTGACCCGGTGGGTTACTGGCTAGACAAGGCCTACGCGGCAGGGCTCAAGCGCGCAGGTGAAGAAGAGTTTGGCGCGCTGCCCTCGCAGAACTGGAAACCGCTCCAGGCCGAAGCACGCACGCCGCTGCAACAGTCCGCGTTGCAACCCCTGCAATCCCTATCCGCAGCCACGTTAGAGATCGACCGCCAGGCCGAGATGATGTACCAGGGCCTGCTGGCGGCCTATGGCAAATCTCCGGCCATCACCACATGGGAGCCGCGGCGCGAATCCGCTTCCTTCGCACCGCCGCTGATTGCAACGGATTGTTGA